Proteins from a single region of Budorcas taxicolor isolate Tak-1 chromosome 7, Takin1.1, whole genome shotgun sequence:
- the F2RL3 gene encoding proteinase-activated receptor 4 — protein sequence MWVLLLLWPLALGFSLGDTQTPISYEEVGSAAEGDDSTPRPHPRGFPGQPCTNDSNTLELPPNSRALLLGWVPTRLVPALYGLVLAVGLPANSLALWVLATQVPRLPSTMLLMNLAAADLLLALALPPRIAYHLRGQRWPFGEAACRLDTAALYGHLYGSLLLLAAVSLDRYLAVVHPLRARTLRGQRLASGLCVTAWLVAAALAMPLALQQQTFRLSRSDHVLCHDVLPTGAQASYWRPAFICLAGFGCFLPLLAMVLSYGATLRTLAAGGRRYGHALRLTALVLASAVALFAPSNMLLLLHFSNPGPDAWGDLYAAYVPSLALSTLNSCVDPFIYYFVSAEFRSKVQEGLLRRGPRTTKASKEGGSRATGTRSSSLV from the exons ATGTGGGTACTCTTGCTGCTGTGGCCTCTGGCCCTGGGGTTCAGCTTGGGTGACACCCAGACCCCCATCAGCTATGAGGAGGTGGGGAGCGCAGCAGAAGGCGATG ACAGCACACCGAGGCCCCACCCCCGCGGCTTCCCAGGCCAGCCCTGTACCAATGACAGCAACACTCTGGAGCTCCCTCCCAACTCTCGGGCCCTGCTGCTGGGCTGGGTGCCCACGAGGCTGGTGCCTGCACTCTACGGGCTGGTCCTGGCAGTGGGGCTGCCTGCCAACAGCCTGGCGCTGTGGGTGCTGGCCACACAGGTGCCCCGACTGCCCTCCACCATGCTGCTGATGAACCTGGCGGCCGCTGACCTGCTGCTGGCCCTGGCGCTGCCGCCGCGGATTGCCTACCACCTACGGGGCCAGCGCTGGCCCTTCGGCGAGGCCGCCTGCCGCCTGGACACGGCCGCGCTCTACGGCCACCTGTACGGCTCCCTGTTGCTGCTGGCCGCTGTCAGCCTGGACCGCTACCTGGCCGTGGTGCACCCACTGCGGGCCCGCACCCTGCGAGGCCAGCGCCTGGCCAGCGGGCTCTGCGTCACAGCCTGGCTGGTGGCGGCTGCCCTGGCGATGCCCCTGGCGCTGCAGCAGCAGACCTTCCGGCTGTCGCGCTCCGACCACGTGCTGTGTCACGACGTGCTGCCCACCGGGGCCCAGGCCTCCTACTGGCGGCCCGCCTTCATCTGCCTGGCGGGGTTCGGCTGCTTCCTGCCGCTGCTGGCCATGGTGCTGAGCTACGGGGCCACTCTGCGCACGCTGGCGGCTGGGGGCCGGCGCTACGGCCACGCGCTGCGGCTGACCGCGCTGGTGCTGGCCTCCGCCGTGGCCCTCTTCGCACCtagcaacatgctgctgctgctgcacttCTCAAACCCCGGCCCTGACGCCTGGGGGGACCTGTACGCCGCCTACGTGCCCAGCCTGGCGCTCAGCACCCTCAACAGCTGCGTGGACCCCTTCATCTATTACTTCGTGTCTGCCGAGTTCAGGAGCAAGGTGCAGGAGGGGTTGCTACGCCGGGGACCTCGCACCACCAAGGCCTCCAAGGAGGGCGGCAGCCGGGCGACGGGGACCCGGTCCTCCTCGCTCGTGTGA